Proteins encoded together in one Orrella marina window:
- a CDS encoding alpha-hydroxy acid oxidase, translated as MTVSPSQSTQPAEPTFLTLHEIIQKARQKLNHDNWDYIVGGTETETTVCRNRAAIDALGFRPRVLRDVSNIDTGTQFLGEQLRLPLLLAPVGSLELFAPDSAIAAARAAQQFGIGHMLSSVCLVDFKQVAQAVPHALRMYQLYVHGDPSWVDQRVDEVQQAGCKAFCLTVDSAYYSRRERDLAKRNIRRSNVPGRHHQATLTWKDVERVKSRLHIPLILKGIATAEDARIAADMGVDMIYVSNHGGRQIDHDRGTMDVLPEVVDAVAGRARIVIDGGFNRGTDIVKAIAMGADLVGLGRMQCYGLAADGVAGVVRLLELLETEVRTTMGLLGVTRLSELNPSYLSRQAPVHNSTVLSAFPHLSLDERSFY; from the coding sequence ATGACTGTATCCCCATCTCAATCCACCCAGCCAGCCGAACCCACCTTTCTGACTCTTCATGAGATCATCCAGAAGGCCAGACAGAAACTCAACCATGACAACTGGGACTATATCGTAGGTGGCACGGAAACCGAAACAACGGTATGCCGCAACCGGGCAGCCATAGACGCGCTAGGATTTCGGCCCCGGGTATTAAGAGATGTGAGCAATATTGATACGGGCACACAATTCCTGGGTGAACAGTTACGTCTGCCACTCCTGCTCGCCCCGGTCGGCAGTCTGGAGCTGTTTGCACCAGACTCAGCCATCGCAGCTGCCAGAGCGGCACAACAGTTTGGCATCGGCCATATGCTGAGTTCGGTCTGTCTGGTGGATTTCAAGCAGGTTGCCCAGGCGGTTCCGCACGCTCTCAGAATGTATCAACTGTATGTGCACGGCGACCCTTCCTGGGTCGACCAGCGGGTTGACGAGGTCCAGCAGGCTGGCTGCAAAGCGTTCTGCCTGACGGTCGACAGTGCCTATTACAGCCGGCGTGAGAGGGATCTGGCCAAGCGCAATATCCGTCGCAGTAACGTGCCCGGGCGTCACCACCAGGCAACCCTGACGTGGAAAGACGTCGAGCGCGTCAAGTCTCGCCTGCATATCCCCCTGATCCTCAAAGGCATCGCGACTGCTGAGGATGCCAGAATCGCCGCGGACATGGGCGTTGACATGATTTACGTCTCCAACCATGGTGGCCGCCAGATTGACCATGATCGTGGCACCATGGATGTTCTGCCAGAGGTAGTCGATGCGGTCGCGGGCCGTGCCCGCATCGTCATTGACGGTGGCTTTAACCGGGGCACTGATATTGTAAAAGCCATCGCCATGGGTGCTGATCTGGTCGGGCTGGGTCGGATGCAGTGTTATGGCCTGGCGGCAGATGGGGTCGCCGGTGTGGTTCGCTTGCTTGAACTGCTCGAAACCGAAGTACGCACAACCATGGGACTGCTAGGTGTCACACGTCTGTCTGAACTCAACCCGTCATATCTGAGCAGACAGGCTCCCGTGCACAACAGTACGGTCTTGAGCGCATTTCCTCATCTGAGTCTGGATGAACGATCGTTCTACTGA
- a CDS encoding isocitrate lyase/PEP mutase family protein produces MTRSNRDQPTLSTETSRAPQGTQGTQSTQSTQSTHQTEATGRVMPGDASAYQAPDTRRTLRQILSADECLVAASVFDAASARLARHIGAEVGVLGGSAAAQVVLGVPDIVLLTASDLVEQSRRICRTGCVHLIVDADHGYGNALNVMRTISDLQAAGVAATCLEDSRLPKEHGSGPQQALVSMEEGCQKMRAALHARGDGPMLILGRTNAIDSTGIDDAIARLQAYESVGVDALFVPYLKQRDDLERIASAVRSTLVVAGAHASLFDPAWLAQMGVRVWMWGHQPLAVATAELLRAMQSAQNGMPASELLNEDARRASKLATASQAYEGLTDQFLR; encoded by the coding sequence ATGACTCGATCCAATCGCGACCAGCCGACTCTTTCCACGGAAACCTCACGAGCCCCGCAAGGCACGCAAGGTACGCAAAGCACACAAAGCACGCAAAGCACGCACCAGACCGAGGCAACCGGGCGTGTCATGCCAGGTGACGCCAGCGCGTATCAGGCACCCGATACGAGACGCACGCTCAGACAGATCCTGAGCGCTGATGAATGTCTGGTTGCCGCGTCGGTTTTCGATGCGGCATCGGCCAGACTGGCCCGGCATATCGGAGCCGAAGTTGGCGTTCTCGGCGGATCGGCGGCTGCTCAGGTTGTACTGGGTGTACCCGATATCGTGCTGCTGACAGCGAGCGACCTGGTCGAGCAATCCAGACGGATCTGTCGCACGGGATGCGTTCATTTGATTGTGGATGCGGATCACGGCTATGGAAATGCCTTGAACGTCATGCGCACCATCAGTGACCTGCAGGCGGCCGGTGTGGCGGCTACCTGTCTTGAAGACTCCCGACTTCCAAAAGAACACGGTTCAGGCCCGCAACAGGCGCTTGTCAGTATGGAGGAAGGTTGCCAGAAGATGCGGGCGGCCCTGCACGCCAGAGGGGATGGGCCCATGTTGATCCTGGGGCGAACCAACGCGATTGATTCAACGGGTATTGACGATGCGATTGCACGTCTGCAGGCCTATGAATCCGTGGGAGTCGATGCCTTGTTTGTCCCGTACCTGAAACAACGTGATGATCTGGAACGGATCGCCTCTGCGGTACGGTCGACTCTGGTCGTGGCCGGTGCACATGCCTCTCTGTTTGATCCGGCCTGGCTGGCACAAATGGGGGTCAGGGTATGGATGTGGGGACACCAGCCACTTGCTGTAGCAACTGCTGAGTTGCTACGGGCGATGCAGTCAGCGCAAAACGGGATGCCTGCTAGCGAGCTGCTCAACGAAGACGCCAGGCGTGCCAGCAAACTGGCAACCGCCAGCCAGGCGTACGAAGGTTTAACAGATCAGTTTCTACGTTGA
- a CDS encoding Bug family tripartite tricarboxylate transporter substrate binding protein — protein sequence MKLKCLAVLAGSLLISGAAIAEYPERPIKLIIGYSPGGAADAVARIYSAALADKLGQPVVIENRPGAGSTISSAAIAKADPDGYTLGMASGTLYGIDKYVYNVSYSPDDFTPIMRLSMSPLILAVGAESDINTFPEFFEKAKANPGTMFYSSSGIGGSPQTSSLVLENAIGTEFTHVPYKGGARPCWQLRRGMWTSRLVRQHLCCRSAWAGK from the coding sequence ATGAAACTAAAGTGTCTTGCAGTTCTGGCGGGAAGTCTGTTGATCTCAGGCGCAGCGATTGCCGAGTATCCGGAGCGTCCGATCAAGCTGATCATTGGCTACAGTCCGGGTGGAGCAGCGGACGCGGTCGCGCGGATCTACAGCGCGGCGCTTGCGGACAAGCTGGGTCAGCCTGTCGTGATCGAGAACCGTCCCGGTGCAGGCAGCACGATCTCCTCGGCTGCGATTGCAAAAGCCGATCCCGATGGTTACACGCTGGGCATGGCCAGCGGCACGTTGTACGGGATCGATAAATACGTCTACAACGTTTCATACTCTCCGGATGATTTCACACCGATCATGCGCCTTTCTATGTCTCCGCTGATTCTGGCCGTTGGCGCGGAAAGTGACATCAATACTTTCCCGGAGTTTTTTGAGAAAGCGAAAGCAAACCCCGGCACGATGTTTTACTCCTCGTCAGGGATAGGTGGGTCACCTCAGACGTCATCGCTGGTCCTTGAGAACGCGATCGGTACCGAATTCACGCACGTTCCCTACAAAGGGGGAGCCCGGCCTTGCTGGCAGTTGCGGCGGGGGATGTGGACTTCTCGTTTGGTACGGCAGCATCTGTGCTGCCGCTCGGCCTGGGCGGGAAAGTGA
- a CDS encoding tripartite tricarboxylate transporter substrate-binding protein, producing the protein MDFSFGTAASVLPLGLGGKVKMLGISSAERSKIAPDVPTIAEQGLPDFEFSFWFGLFGPAGLPDAIRDKLAEASIEILSSEEIQERMVKAGNEAAPMESSEAFYQWAKSNGEFALERLESTGAKPK; encoded by the coding sequence GTGGACTTCTCGTTTGGTACGGCAGCATCTGTGCTGCCGCTCGGCCTGGGCGGGAAAGTGAAGATGCTGGGCATATCGTCAGCCGAACGCTCAAAAATTGCCCCAGACGTTCCGACAATCGCTGAGCAGGGGCTGCCTGACTTTGAGTTCAGCTTCTGGTTTGGTTTGTTCGGTCCGGCCGGCCTGCCTGATGCGATCAGGGATAAACTGGCCGAGGCATCGATCGAGATTCTCAGCAGCGAAGAGATTCAGGAACGAATGGTCAAGGCCGGAAATGAGGCTGCGCCAATGGAGTCTTCCGAAGCGTTCTACCAGTGGGCAAAGAGCAATGGCGAGTTCGCGCTCGAACGACTGGAAAGTACCGGTGCCAAGCCCAAGTGA
- a CDS encoding GntR family transcriptional regulator → MKREASTECGQTSLQERIRSQIESDILGGRRPPGSTIDEKDVAAAFNASRTPVREALIALSARGLVTIAARSGIYVRKASMAELVSALEAICELEAVVAGLAAKRATKSDIDRMRLALAEGGQAAEMQDIQGYRDANTRLHEAIHQAAGNAVLADHIRNSRSLLVAYRYRSFEVPGRLNISHDEHSQIVHAIEQGETSLAQSCMRVHISRGGDAMIALLRSSTDALDQ, encoded by the coding sequence GTGAAGCGAGAGGCAAGTACTGAGTGTGGGCAGACAAGCCTCCAGGAGCGGATAAGAAGTCAGATCGAGTCGGATATTCTGGGTGGCAGACGGCCACCCGGAAGCACGATTGACGAGAAAGACGTCGCTGCAGCGTTCAACGCTTCACGTACTCCTGTCAGAGAGGCTTTGATTGCGCTCTCGGCTCGCGGTCTGGTGACGATCGCTGCGCGTTCCGGTATTTACGTTCGCAAGGCGAGTATGGCTGAGCTGGTCAGTGCGCTGGAGGCGATTTGCGAGCTCGAAGCCGTGGTTGCAGGTCTCGCAGCGAAGAGAGCCACGAAATCCGACATTGACCGCATGCGACTCGCGCTCGCAGAAGGAGGCCAGGCCGCCGAGATGCAGGATATCCAGGGGTATCGCGATGCCAACACGCGACTTCACGAGGCGATTCATCAGGCAGCAGGAAACGCGGTGCTAGCTGATCATATCCGGAACTCGCGTAGTCTGCTGGTAGCGTATCGTTATCGCAGTTTCGAAGTTCCAGGGCGTTTGAATATCTCCCATGATGAGCACTCGCAGATTGTTCATGCAATTGAGCAAGGAGAGACCTCGCTTGCCCAGTCATGCATGCGGGTGCACATCAGCAGGGGAGGCGACGCCATGATTGCATTGCTACGCTCCAGTACGGACGCGCTTGATCAATAA
- a CDS encoding quinone oxidoreductase family protein, which yields MIKAHAIRIDQHGGADRLQLKEINIESPASQEVLVRNTSIGVNYADIYEREGDHGGPHSARKMPITLGRTAAGIVQSTGAAVAGLKPGDRVGYIAPDSYATHTLVSASRVVKIPDHVADDVVGGYLLRGLTAEYLLCRLYPVSERSTVLVHAAAGGMGLLLGQWSARLGARVIGTVGSQAKAEMALQHGYDAVINYSTENFVTRVLELTDGRGADVIYDGVGKATFRGSLDCVKPRGMVISYGTASGNVGEFDLQLLHSKSIIVTRPTLRSWISDPDELAQAARAFFDVLASGTVKTPIGARLPLAEAATAHRQLESRQLSAPVVLVP from the coding sequence ATGATTAAGGCACACGCCATCCGTATTGATCAGCACGGCGGTGCGGATCGCCTTCAACTGAAAGAAATCAACATTGAATCACCAGCCAGTCAGGAGGTACTGGTGCGCAACACCTCCATTGGTGTGAACTATGCGGACATCTATGAACGTGAAGGCGATCATGGTGGTCCCCATAGCGCCCGCAAAATGCCCATTACGCTTGGACGAACGGCAGCAGGCATCGTGCAGAGTACCGGGGCGGCGGTGGCCGGGTTAAAACCTGGTGATCGCGTTGGCTACATTGCGCCAGACAGCTATGCAACGCACACCCTTGTGTCAGCCAGCAGGGTCGTGAAGATACCTGACCATGTGGCAGATGATGTCGTGGGTGGCTATCTGCTGCGGGGGCTCACAGCAGAGTATCTGCTATGTCGCCTGTATCCGGTTAGTGAGCGTTCGACCGTTTTGGTTCATGCTGCTGCGGGTGGTATGGGTCTGCTGCTTGGGCAGTGGAGTGCCAGACTCGGAGCGCGTGTGATTGGCACGGTTGGTAGTCAGGCCAAGGCCGAGATGGCGCTTCAACATGGTTATGACGCTGTGATCAACTATTCGACCGAGAATTTTGTTACCAGAGTTCTGGAGCTGACTGATGGCCGCGGAGCGGACGTGATCTATGACGGGGTTGGTAAGGCAACTTTCAGGGGGTCCCTGGACTGTGTCAAACCCAGAGGGATGGTGATCAGTTACGGAACGGCCTCGGGTAATGTCGGGGAGTTCGACTTGCAGCTCTTGCACTCAAAGTCAATCATCGTTACCCGTCCAACCTTGCGCAGCTGGATCAGTGACCCGGATGAACTTGCCCAGGCTGCCCGCGCTTTCTTTGACGTACTCGCAAGCGGGACTGTGAAGACTCCGATCGGTGCTCGTTTGCCCCTTGCAGAAGCCGCAACAGCGCACCGTCAGCTCGAGTCCAGGCAGTTATCGGCACCTGTTGTGCTTGTGCCCTGA
- a CDS encoding glutathione S-transferase family protein, with the protein MSLVLYHGWTSSASRRVRLFLEEKGLTYESHEIDLAAQQQHSPEYLRINPNGVIPAIIHDGRALHESATICEYIDEVFPEPPLCPSDPYDRARMRNWVRHVDGLIGNLIRFNWRHRIQKRAESMSDEELEQMIARIPSPERREAWRRVARNPYTETELAQSRSNLEALVREMESMMTGGWLIGGAYSLADIAVVPFIARISEEISPSAVTQAVNPKVTKWWAAIQARPAFERARIDPFMTA; encoded by the coding sequence ATGTCACTCGTGCTCTATCACGGCTGGACATCCAGTGCGTCGCGACGAGTCCGGTTGTTCCTGGAAGAGAAAGGCCTCACTTACGAGTCTCACGAGATTGATCTGGCTGCTCAGCAGCAGCATAGTCCGGAGTACCTTCGGATCAATCCCAACGGGGTGATACCCGCCATCATTCATGATGGACGTGCGTTGCATGAAAGCGCGACCATTTGTGAGTATATCGATGAGGTCTTTCCAGAGCCCCCACTATGCCCCTCAGACCCGTATGATCGGGCCAGGATGCGTAACTGGGTGCGTCATGTCGATGGGTTGATTGGCAATCTGATCCGCTTTAACTGGCGGCACCGTATTCAGAAACGGGCCGAGTCGATGAGTGATGAAGAACTGGAGCAGATGATTGCCCGGATTCCGAGCCCAGAGCGCCGGGAAGCGTGGCGACGTGTTGCACGAAATCCTTACACGGAGACTGAGCTTGCTCAATCGCGGTCAAATCTGGAAGCATTGGTCCGGGAGATGGAATCGATGATGACAGGAGGCTGGCTGATCGGTGGAGCGTATTCTCTTGCCGACATCGCTGTTGTGCCGTTCATTGCGCGCATCAGTGAAGAGATTTCGCCATCTGCCGTCACCCAGGCTGTGAATCCGAAAGTCACAAAGTGGTGGGCGGCCATCCAGGCTCGACCAGCATTCGAGCGCGCCCGAATCGACCCGTTTATGACGGCGTAA
- a CDS encoding EAL domain-containing response regulator, translating to MAAVAALRSIGVTRITQAASAEEVLTCLNSQPGYFDATICDLRLEGMDGLAFLKIAAADRLGTIVLTSALPADIYQSSLRVLQQSGTRIAGCLPKPIDTTALKLMLLDPPRKSAHTRGCSVSALMESTSVTQESIVEGLKNHEFITCFQPKIDLQTDQFSGAETLVRWQTPQWGLLQPGQFIDQVQAYGLMDALTCQVLAQACDLIVAWPRDLPSLRLSVNISATSLQDSENINRWREILDSRWILPSQILLELTETTFVANDLELLEALTRLRIAGFGVSLDDFGTGFTSLKQLRTLPVTELKIDRSFIHDASTQSRPAIVLDSIINVAKRLRITTVAEGIETIEDATYLTDLGCKIGQGYYFSRPLPADRLILWLRQRQREQDSKHA from the coding sequence ATGGCTGCGGTCGCTGCACTTCGGTCCATTGGCGTGACTCGTATCACACAGGCCGCCAGTGCAGAAGAGGTGCTCACCTGTCTGAACAGCCAGCCAGGCTACTTTGATGCCACGATCTGCGACCTCAGACTAGAAGGCATGGATGGACTGGCGTTCCTGAAAATTGCAGCGGCTGACCGTCTCGGCACCATCGTGCTGACCTCGGCTCTGCCAGCCGATATATACCAATCCAGTTTGCGGGTCTTGCAACAGTCAGGGACCAGAATCGCTGGCTGCCTTCCCAAACCAATTGACACGACGGCACTCAAGCTGATGTTGCTCGACCCTCCGCGTAAGTCCGCACATACCCGGGGCTGCTCCGTCAGTGCACTGATGGAATCCACTAGCGTGACGCAGGAGTCCATTGTCGAGGGGCTGAAAAACCATGAGTTCATCACCTGTTTTCAGCCAAAAATCGATCTTCAGACGGATCAGTTCAGCGGGGCTGAAACCCTGGTTCGCTGGCAAACGCCTCAGTGGGGTCTTTTGCAGCCCGGCCAGTTTATCGATCAAGTGCAGGCTTACGGCCTGATGGATGCCCTGACATGTCAGGTTCTGGCGCAAGCCTGTGACCTCATCGTTGCCTGGCCCAGAGATCTGCCCTCCCTGCGTCTGAGCGTGAACATTTCCGCCACTTCCCTGCAAGACAGCGAGAACATCAATCGCTGGAGAGAAATTCTGGATTCTCGCTGGATTCTGCCATCACAGATCTTGCTCGAACTGACCGAAACAACGTTTGTTGCCAATGATCTCGAACTGCTGGAGGCGCTGACCCGGCTTCGTATTGCAGGATTTGGAGTTTCTCTGGATGATTTCGGAACAGGCTTCACGTCCTTGAAGCAGCTCAGAACCTTACCTGTGACTGAACTCAAGATTGACCGCTCCTTCATTCATGACGCGTCAACTCAGTCTCGTCCAGCCATTGTTCTGGATTCCATCATCAATGTGGCCAAGCGACTGCGCATCACCACAGTCGCCGAAGGCATTGAAACCATCGAAGATGCAACTTACCTGACGGACCTGGGGTGCAAGATCGGACAAGGCTACTACTTTTCTCGACCGCTTCCAGCAGACCGACTAATCCTGTGGCTCAGACAAAGACAGCGGGAACAGGACAGCAAACACGCCTGA
- a CDS encoding sensor histidine kinase, with amino-acid sequence MTPSSPPSSRARTLAYLLATALTVGLWTITLYQLHLARDMHMQMTQRNLVSVTRSLHAHATRTIQLADQAAIYIKREFQRQAMALDLNQMVQDKALTEDIFTLFTVVDANADVALSTRSFERVNLSDREHIKVHLDQDSEQLYIGKPVVGRVSGKASIQFTRRINTDEGTFGGVVVVSMDPYYFTDVYGSLSLNEQSVISLTRTDGLILVRRTGSDQAIGVDVSDSVVFQTMMKNGLSEGIFEASSEIDKVNRIWSYQMLDRMPLVVAVGVDLGEELAPFHEMQSQIYVLATLLSLVIYGFAFVVGRFVDKIHESRQEAVQANSAKSEFLSNVSHELRTPINGILGYAELLEIQETNPEKAGFLRNIQQSGSHLLSLVNSILALNRIEKGQMDLALKDEDLRRLLQEAIDSHQQSARAKGLSLTLEVAPDVPQKYTCDRVKLLQILHNLIHNAIKFTPKGSVTVLAGTGPGELIIQVRDTGRGISEEHQSTVFDRFFQSSSSGHEQTEGFGLGLAIVRQLVQLMQGQISMVSRPGIGTTFTVNLPLRPVAHD; translated from the coding sequence ATGACACCTTCCTCGCCTCCTTCTTCCCGAGCGCGAACGCTGGCTTATCTGCTAGCCACAGCCCTTACAGTCGGGCTGTGGACCATCACGCTGTATCAATTGCACCTGGCCAGAGACATGCATATGCAGATGACTCAGCGCAATCTCGTATCAGTGACCCGCTCTCTTCACGCCCACGCTACCCGCACAATCCAGCTCGCAGATCAGGCTGCAATCTATATAAAGCGTGAGTTCCAGCGTCAGGCAATGGCCCTGGACCTGAACCAGATGGTCCAGGACAAGGCACTGACTGAAGACATCTTTACACTCTTTACGGTTGTCGATGCGAATGCAGATGTCGCGCTGTCAACTCGCTCCTTTGAACGCGTCAATCTGTCTGACCGGGAACACATCAAGGTGCATCTCGACCAGGACTCGGAGCAGCTCTACATCGGTAAGCCGGTGGTAGGCCGGGTATCTGGCAAAGCCTCGATCCAGTTCACACGACGCATCAATACAGATGAAGGAACATTCGGCGGTGTGGTCGTTGTCTCGATGGACCCCTATTACTTCACCGATGTCTATGGTTCTCTCAGCCTGAACGAGCAAAGCGTGATCAGCCTGACCCGCACCGACGGTCTGATCCTGGTTCGACGCACTGGATCTGACCAGGCCATAGGAGTCGATGTCTCGGATTCAGTCGTCTTTCAGACAATGATGAAAAATGGCCTGTCCGAGGGCATATTTGAAGCCTCCAGCGAGATTGACAAGGTCAATCGCATCTGGTCATACCAGATGCTTGACCGTATGCCACTTGTGGTCGCGGTCGGCGTGGATCTGGGGGAAGAACTGGCACCGTTTCACGAGATGCAGTCCCAGATCTACGTCCTTGCCACCCTGCTTTCTCTGGTCATCTACGGGTTTGCGTTTGTCGTAGGTCGGTTTGTCGACAAGATTCACGAAAGCAGGCAGGAGGCCGTTCAGGCCAACAGCGCCAAGTCCGAGTTTTTGTCAAATGTGTCGCACGAGCTTCGCACCCCGATCAATGGCATTCTCGGCTATGCCGAACTGCTCGAGATCCAGGAAACAAATCCGGAGAAAGCGGGATTTTTACGCAACATTCAGCAAAGCGGCTCGCACCTGCTCTCGCTGGTGAACTCAATCCTGGCACTGAACCGGATCGAGAAAGGCCAGATGGATCTGGCTCTCAAGGATGAGGATCTGAGACGTCTGCTTCAGGAGGCGATCGATTCCCACCAGCAAAGTGCACGCGCAAAAGGACTCAGCCTGACCCTGGAAGTCGCCCCGGACGTCCCACAAAAATACACCTGTGATCGAGTCAAGCTGCTACAGATTCTGCACAACCTGATTCATAACGCCATCAAGTTCACCCCCAAGGGTAGCGTGACTGTACTGGCGGGTACGGGACCTGGTGAGCTCATAATCCAGGTTCGCGACACAGGTCGAGGCATTTCTGAAGAACACCAGTCCACAGTGTTTGACCGATTCTTCCAGTCTAGTTCAAGTGGACATGAGCAGACAGAAGGATTTGGCCTGGGCCTGGCGATCGTCAGACAGCTTGTGCAGTTGATGCAGGGCCAGATTTCAATGGTATCCCGACCGGGAATCGGAACAACATTCACAGTGAATTTGCCATTGAGACCAGTCGCTCACGATTGA